The proteins below come from a single Agrococcus beijingensis genomic window:
- the rph gene encoding ribonuclease PH, with protein sequence MARKDGRQLDQLREVTIERGWSQQAEGSALISFGGTRVLCTASVMPNVPRWMMGKGKGWVTAEYSMLPRSTNERMDRESVKGRVGGRTHEISRLIGRSLRAGVDMRALGELSIAIDCDVLQADGGTRTAAITGAYVALADAISWAQGQGRVPKSAKPLIDTVSAVSVGIVDGEPMLDLAYTEDVRAGTDMNVVATGRGLLIEVQGTAEGAPFDRSELNALLDLALAGTATLTELQVAALAETRAA encoded by the coding sequence ATGGCACGCAAGGACGGCAGGCAGCTCGACCAGCTGCGCGAGGTCACGATCGAGCGCGGCTGGAGCCAGCAGGCCGAGGGGAGCGCCCTCATCTCCTTCGGCGGCACTCGGGTGCTGTGCACCGCATCCGTCATGCCCAATGTGCCGCGCTGGATGATGGGCAAGGGCAAGGGCTGGGTGACCGCGGAGTACTCGATGCTGCCGCGCTCGACGAACGAGCGCATGGACCGCGAGAGCGTCAAGGGCCGCGTCGGCGGCCGCACGCACGAGATCTCGCGCCTGATCGGGCGGAGCCTGCGCGCCGGCGTCGACATGCGGGCGCTCGGCGAGCTGTCGATCGCGATCGACTGCGACGTGCTGCAGGCCGACGGCGGCACCCGCACCGCGGCGATCACCGGCGCCTACGTGGCGCTCGCCGACGCGATCTCGTGGGCGCAGGGCCAGGGCCGCGTGCCCAAGAGCGCGAAGCCGCTCATCGACACCGTGTCGGCCGTCTCGGTCGGCATCGTCGACGGGGAGCCGATGCTCGACCTCGCCTACACGGAGGATGTGCGGGCCGGCACCGACATGAACGTCGTCGCCACCGGCCGCGGCCTGCTCATCGAGGTGCAGGGCACCGCGGAGGGCGCGCCGTTCGACCGCTCCGAGCTGAACGCGCTGCTCGACCTGGCGCTCGCCGGCACGGCGACCCTCACCGAGCTGCAGGTGGCCGCGCTCGCCGAGACGCGGGCCGCATGA
- the murI gene encoding glutamate racemase, with protein sequence MQRPIGVFDSGVGGLTVARAIIDQLPNESITYIGDTANGPYGPRDQAEVRHLALDVLDTLVGQGVKMLVIACNTATAAVYDLAVERYERGMGIPVIAVIEPAVRAAVAQSRSGRIGVIATAGTIGSGAYQRAFAEAGVAHVAAGAAPRFVEFVESGVTTGDEVLAAAHDYLEPLLAEGLDTLVLGCTHYPLLAGAIGYVAGPDVRLVSSAEETAADVYRILSDRKMLAAPGTEPVYEFEATTEAQGPFLRLARRFLGPEVTHVEFHQTGVITLPGRTD encoded by the coding sequence GTGCAGCGCCCGATCGGAGTCTTCGACAGCGGCGTCGGCGGGCTCACCGTGGCGCGGGCGATCATCGACCAGCTGCCGAACGAGTCGATCACCTACATCGGCGACACCGCCAACGGCCCCTACGGGCCGCGCGACCAGGCCGAGGTGCGGCACCTCGCACTCGACGTGCTCGACACGCTCGTCGGCCAGGGCGTGAAGATGCTCGTCATCGCCTGCAACACCGCCACCGCCGCCGTCTACGACCTGGCCGTCGAGCGGTACGAGCGGGGGATGGGCATCCCCGTCATCGCGGTCATCGAGCCGGCCGTGCGCGCGGCCGTCGCGCAGAGCCGCTCGGGTCGCATCGGCGTGATCGCCACCGCCGGCACGATCGGCTCCGGCGCCTACCAGCGCGCCTTCGCCGAGGCCGGGGTGGCGCACGTCGCCGCCGGTGCCGCGCCGCGCTTCGTCGAGTTCGTCGAGTCGGGCGTCACCACCGGCGACGAGGTGCTCGCCGCCGCCCACGACTACCTCGAGCCGCTGCTCGCCGAGGGGCTCGACACGCTCGTGCTCGGCTGCACCCACTACCCGCTGCTCGCCGGCGCGATCGGCTACGTCGCCGGCCCCGACGTGCGGCTCGTCTCGAGCGCGGAGGAGACCGCGGCCGACGTCTACCGGATCCTCAGCGACCGGAAGATGCTCGCCGCGCCCGGCACCGAGCCCGTCTACGAGTTCGAGGCGACCACCGAGGCGCAGGGCCCGTTCCTGCGGCTCGCGCGGCGCTTCCTCGGACCCGAGGTGACGCACGTCGAGTTCCACCAGACCGGGGTCATCACGCTCCCCGGCCGCACCGACTGA